In the Rhinatrema bivittatum chromosome 6, aRhiBiv1.1, whole genome shotgun sequence genome, one interval contains:
- the LOC115094692 gene encoding interferon-induced very large GTPase 1-like has protein sequence MAEAEKSSVIIRRMRRELVEILQEDPDTILDELVIQHFIMQEEYQMLSEMEDSQMRVRAVLNVVLKKGELVCLYLLDEEGRSRVAMESCCSITQYSQMCATAAFTSSPKRFSPVHAQELTAGNLTEKEGKFQQEEKEKCVQEEINEQEIRVEENKMKIKEEEDAQEIKSEDEGEQMQELKRTKADEKENKRKRVEEGKKVRENKRKRGEEEDKKVKENESKEEKWAQEIKGKEKEGVQENIQEKWVEENKMEKEQMQDFKREEEEEKHMQKEEEEEEPIQENMEEDEEEKQVEDYKRGEEEKQVQEKKREEAKQVQENIRKDEKWMKDKMEKVEEKKVQTKKQEEVEEQSSHIPTHMQSSTEAKREVFKEVLSQLQLENCRNTKISLSDALQIGLENLGNSGQYTLKEIPWHFLHKVLALNVTARRTSLEHSAFNEGHCEDVDEDAKDNDIFYLKSKTTRVSVNPLDVLCILFYCTDSFLQQEMMLKMSMCQFALPLLLPPSDNTRCTLLLWAMRDIVKKWTPHSLKDSKGFREESLVLIPMPIISFVRIGSCSFSKSKILNDVLSPPQHHQDFFIHCNMDSGNVPRRISDGLVEISWYFPGGKKNSDLYPEPIAVANLRGAIQSYWLQFSFLREVSSAVFVFVETITEREYELLLSLTKSKPKYYFIFNPQISTHNESLKFLNKLAPVMKLNSSHLLMKDCTMNDAQFVKKLQSTIADIIRHPPSTVAIEDMAVAARGLGIQVDEDCEECQRASMYAKKITAEIKDVLEYKKKMMKLQGDPWMRLAKIEKELCQMKRQEDNLPEVYKSRLRNELFKLRRKQNRYGITDGMATFISGMGNLSKIEKHYFLKWLKCSLDSITRKNLSNLRAEYRKEYQSLGVVSRKLIKLDERISTSSLGVEHFMREMGQLYEAECSMFQEGTIRKEQSQFTGLPSIAADLLLDGFPLELIDGDASNIPLQWITDVLTEVNKKMEGRCRMVVITVLGVQSTGKSTLLNTMFGLQFSVSSGRCTRGAFMLLIKVKENLRVEFGCDFIMVIDTEGLKAPELAKLENSYEHDNELATLVIGLSDITIVNMAMENATEMKDILQIVVHAFLRMEETGKKPNCQFVHQNVSDVSAYEQNMRDRKHLLEQLNEMTKAAAKMEKQREMSFSDIMDYDLDKHNWYIPGLWHGVPPMAPVNVGYSENIQDLKKYLIEFVREHSMKKAPQDILAFTEWIKSLWNAVKHENFIFSFRNSMVAEAYNQMSMKYSEWEWNFSKEIHCWVSQAETIIQNHSPSELDAGAFSNLKHEAFQKLEQEEIKILQCINNYFESDMQNLHLIEKYREDFITSAKCLQKRLQDYSLSKCEEALQIWKSKNRIETMQTVYIKTIEDKVISLLEDCKKRGHELENQELEKEYEAMWEKMLEELQLCPLERHQVHEDMLCHLWKDLSNRGAAVNQKLQNAKSLLDYGKESFSMKKDYLELSWHGIKKWKEMFTHELFSKAEVIAKHLVDTCDNYIEEKVSSKVDYDVTYCQELLHIINLSLKQYDKQKVHTNSCFEVDLKLHILGRAACSFQAMHEDFIKENDPHYRLEKYKPQFFSTFKDLYMEKDECQKRARDFCDQCLKPAFLDYVIKALGIEIVDDILHGKHSFEYNSRSFFQFTILKKLLEEKNFDNYVEYINSYEEFVKKWIWRHILTHYKQTGVLEVLEKSILSTIIKKVRETLQTLNDLHINTVSAFLDNFCKMLEKDLVIPKDSLELILFQNQMNVDQFTGDIKFFFSKLDDNILKELQLIKTEDKLSKLPFKPQNEIFKKVFGCGKQCPFCKVPCEAGGKEHKEHFASVHRPQGLNKYRYDATKILVHSLCSSDVVSNGSFRNFVTGLNWHPYKEYKCYYPDWRIQPDPSIEASDYWKFVLKKFNKQFAEKYEAKPADLPDQWKKITCKQAQKSLHEAFCMKEM, from the exons CtacctcctggatgaggagggcAGGTCTAGGGTGGCAATGGAGAGCTGCTGCAGCATTACACAGTATTCACAGATGTGTGCTACTGCTGCTTTTACctcatctccaaagagattctctccagtacatg cACAAGAACTAACCGCTGGAAACCTGACAGAAAAGGAGGGAAAGTTCcaacaggaggagaaagaaaaatgtgtgcaagaggaaATAAACGAGCAGGAGATACGAGTAGAAGAGAATAAGATGAAGATAAAGGAAGAGGAAGATGCACAAGAGATCAAAAGTGAGGATGAGGGAGAACAGATGCAAGAGTTGAAGAGGACAAAAGCGGATGAAAAAGAGAATAAGAGGAAGAGGGTAGAAGAGGGTAAAAAAGTGAGAGAAAataagaggaagagaggagaagaagaggatAAAAAAGTGAAAGAGAATGAGAGTAAGGAAGAAAAATGGGCCCAAGAGAttaaaggaaaggagaaagaaggTGTACAAGAGAATATACAGGAGAAATGGGTAGAAGAGAAtaagatggagaaggaacagatgcaagattttaagagggaggaagaggaggagaaacatatgcagaaggaagaagaagaagaggaaccaATACAAGAGAATAtggaggaggatgaggaagagAAACAGGTAGAAGACTATAaaaggggggaagaggagaaacaggtgcaagagaagaagagggaggaagcAAAACAGGTGCAAGAGAATATCAGGAAGGATGAGAAATGGATGAAAGACAAGATGGAGAAAGTGGAGGAAAAAAAGGTGCAAACGAAGAAGCAAGAGGAGGTGGAGGAACAATCCTCACACATACCAACTCATATGCAGTCAAGTACAGAAG CCAAAAGAGAAGTCTTCAAGGAAGTCCTATCACAGTTACAACTGGAAAACTGCAGAAATACTAAGATATCACTGAGTGATGCTCTCCAAATTGGCCTAGAAAATTTAGGGAACTCTGGACAATATACCTTAAAAGAAATTCCTTGGCATTTCCTGCATAAAGTCTTAGCTTTGAATGTGACCGCTAGGAGGACCAGCCTTGAACACAGTGCATTTAATGAAGGACACTGTGAGGATGTTGATGAAGATGCTAAGGATAATGATATTTTTTATCTTAAATCCAAAACCACCAGAGTCTCTGTAAACCCCCTTGATGTTCTCTGTATCCTTTTTTATTGCACAGACAGTTttttgcagcaggaaatgatgctAAAAATGTCCATGTGCCAATTTGCTCTTCCACTCTTGTTACCTCCTTCTGATAACACCAGGTGCACACTGTTGCTGTGGGCCATGAGAGACATTGTGAAAAAGTGGACACCTCATTCACTGAAAGATAGCAAAGGATTTCGAGAAGAAAGTCTGGTGCTCATACCAATGCCAATCATTTCCTTTGTACGGATTGGGAGCTGCAGCTTTTCCAAGTCCAAAATACTCAATGACGTACTTAGCCCCCCACAGCACCACCAGGATTTCTTCATACACTGCAACATGGATTCTGGAAATGTTCCTCGAAGGATCTCTGATGGGTTGGTGGAAATTTCCTGGTATTTCCCTGGAGGGAAGAAGAATTCAGATCTGTACCCAGAACCTATTGCTGTTGCTAATTTACGTGGAGCTATTCAATCTTATTGGTTGCAGTTCAGCTTTCTGCGTGAGGTGTCCTCTGCAGTGTTTGTGTTTGTCGAAACAATTACTGAGAGAGAATATGAACTACTACTGTCTCTGACAAAATCAAAACCCAAATACTACTTCATCTTTAATCCTCAGATTAGCACACACAATGAGTCGCTGAAATTCCTCAATAAACTGGCACCAGTGATGAaattaaacagctctcatctgtTGATGAAAGACTGTACCATGAATGATGCACAGTTTGTGAAGAAGCTGCAGTCCACCATAGCAGATATTATAAGACATCCACCAAGCACTGTTGCCATAGAAGATATGGCAGTTGCAGCACGAGGACTTGGAATCCAGGTAGATGAAGACTGCGAGGAATGCCAAAGAGCCAGTATGTATGCCAAAAAAATCACTGCTGAAATAAAAGATGTTTTGGAGTACAAGAAGAAAATGATGAAGTTACAGGGGGATCCATGGATGAGGTTGGCTAAAATAGAAAAGGAACTATGCCAAATGAAGAGGCAAGAGGACAACCTTCCAGAGGTCTATAAATCTAGGCTGAGAAACGAATTGTTCAAGCTTCGCAGAAAACAGAATAGATATGGCATAACTGATGGTATGGCTACATTTATCTCTGGCATGGGAAATCTCTCTAAGATTGAGAAGCATTATTTTCTGAAGTGGTTGAAATGTAGCCTGGATTCCATTACTAGGAAAAATCTGTCTAACCTGAGAGCTGAGTATAGAAAGGAATATCAAAGCTTAGGAGTAGTTTCCAGGAAACTAATAAAACTTGATGAAAGGATATCCACCAGTTCCTTGGGTGTGGAGCACTTCATGCGCGAGATGGGGCAGTTGTATGAGGCTGAGTGTTCCATGTTTCAGGAAGGCACCATAAGAAAGGAACAAAGTCAGTTCACCGGTCTTCCTAGCATAGCAGCTGATCTCCTGCTAGATGGTTTTCCATTAGAGTTGATTGATGGAGATGCCTCTAATATTCCCCTGCAGTGGATAACTGATGTTTTGACTGAGGTCAACAAAAAGATGGAGGGAAGATGCCGAATGGTAGTAATAACAGTGCTGGGAGTACAAAGTACAGGGAAATCCACCCTTCTGAACACCATGTTTGGGCTGCAGTTCTCAGTCAGCAGTGGCCGATGCACAAGAGGAGCCTTCATGTTACTCATTAAAGTGAAAGAAAATTTACGGGTGGAATTTGGCTGTGATTTCATCATGGTGATTGATACAGAAGGCTTGAAAGCCCCTGAACTTGCCAAGCTGGAGAACAGTTATGAACATGATAATGAGCTAGCAACACTGGTGATTGGATTAAGTGATATAACCATAGTCAATATGGCTATGGAAAATGCTACAGAAATGAAGGATATTTTGCAGATTGTGGTGCATGCATTTCTCAGGATGGAAGAAACAGGGAAAAAACCTAATTGCCAGTTTGTGCATCAGAATGTGAGTGATGTGTCTGCTTATGAGCAAAACATGAGAGACAGAAAACACCTACTGGAGCAACTGAATGAAATGACAAAAGCTGCAGCTAAGatggaaaaacagagagaaaTGTCATTTTCTGATATTATGGATTATGATCTTGATAAACACAACTGGTACATCCCTGGCCTTTGGCATGGTGTTCCTCCCATGGCTCCAGTGAATGTTGGATACAGTGAAAATATACAAgatttaaagaaatatttgatTGAATTTGTAAGAGAGCATTCTATGAAAAAAGCACCACAAGATATTTTAGCATTCACTGAATGGATCAAGAGCCTGTGGAATGCAGTCAAACATGAAAatttcatcttcagcttcagaaACAGCATGGTAGCTGAAGCCTACAACCAAATGTCTATGAAATATTCTGAGTGGgagtggaatttttccaaggagaTACATTGCTGGGTTTCTCAGGCAGAAACTATAATTCAGAATCACTCACCCAGTGAACTGGATGCTGGTGCCTTCAGCAACCTGAAACATGAGGCATTCCAGAAACTTGAGCAAGAGGAGATAAAGATTTTGCAGTGTATAAACAATTACTTTGAAAGTGATATGCAAAATTTGCATCTCatagaaaaatacagagaagatTTCATCACCAGCGCAAAATGTCTCCAGAAAAGGCTTCAGGATTACTCATTGAGTAAGTGTGAAGAAGCATTGCAGATTTGGAAAAGCAAAAACAGAATAGAAACCATGCAGACTGTGTACATAAAGACAATTGAAGACAAAGTCATCAGCCTTCTGGAAGACTGCAAGAAGAGAGGACACGAGCTAGAAAATCAGGAACTTGAAAAAGAATATGAAGCAATGTGGGAAAAGATGCTGGAAGAGCTGCAGCTCTGTCCTTTGGAGAGACACCAAGTTCATGAAGATATGCTCTGTCACTTGTGGAAGGACCTGAGCAATCGGGGGGCAGCAGTTAACCAGAAGCTACAAAATGCAAAAAGCCTGCTGGATTATGGAAAGGAGTCTTTCAGTATGAAAAAAGACTATCTTGAATTATCTTGGCATGGaatcaagaaatggaaagagatgTTTACACATGAATTATTTTCCAAAGCGGAAGTTATTGCTAAACATTTAGTGGACACATGTGACAACTACATTGAAGAGAAGGTCAGTTCCAAAGTTGACTATGATGTGACCTATTGTCAAGAATTGCTTCATATCATTAATTTAAGCCTAAAGCAGTATGATAAACAAAAAGTTCACACTAACTCTTGTTTTGAAGTAGACCTAAAGCTTCATATTTTGGGACGAGCAGCTTGTAGTTTTCAAGCAATGCATGAAGATTTCATTAAAGAAAATGACCCACATTATCGTCTAGAAAAGTATAAGCCACAGTTTTTTTCCACCTTTAAAGATCTATACATGGAGAAGGATGAATGCCAGAAGAGGGCCAGAGATTTTTGCGATCAGTGTCTCAAACCTGCATTTCTTGACTATGTGATAAAAGCACTTGGGATAGAAATAGTGGATGACATTCTCCATGGTAAACATTCCTTTGAATACAACAGCCGGAGTTTCTTCCAATTTACTATATTAAAGAAACTTCTGGAAGAAAAGAATTTTGATAACTATGTGGAATATATTAACAGCTATGAGGAGTTTGTGAAGAAGTGGATCTGGAGGCACATTTTAACTCATTACAAACAGACTGGAGTCTTAGAAGTTCTGGAAAAAAGCATCCTTTCCACCATCATAAAGAAAGTTAGAGAAACTCTTCAAACCTTAAATGACTTGCATATTAACACAGTATCTGCTTTCTTAGACAACTTTTGCAAGATGTTAGAAAAAGACCTGGTAATTCCTAAAGACAGCTTGGAATTGATTCTTTTTCAAAACCAAATGAATGTTGACCAGTTTACTGGTGACATTAAGTTCTTTTTTTCCAAACTAGATGACAATATTTTGAAGGAACTTCAGTTAATTAAAACAGAGGACAAGCTTTCCAAACTTCCTTTCAAGCCCCAGAATGAGATCTTTAAAAAGGTGTTTGGATGTGGGAAGCAGTGTCCATTCTGTAAAGTCCCCTGTGAAGCAGGAGGAAAGGAACATAAGGAACATTTTGCATCAGTTCATCGACCTCAGGGATTAAATAAATACAGATATGACGCAACAAAAATACTTGTGCATTCGTTATGTTCTTCCGATGTTGTTTCCAATGGGTCATTCAGAAATTTCGTCACAGGATTGAATTGGCATCCCTATAAAGAATACAAATGCTATTATCCAGATTGGCGTATTCAGCCAGATCCCAGTATAGAGGCTTCTGACTACTGGAAATTTGTTCTTAAGAAGTTTAATAAGCAGTTTGCTGAAAAATACGAAGCTAAACCAGCTGATCTTCCAGACCAGTGGAAGAAAATAACCTGCAAGCAGGCTCAAAAGAGTCTACATGAGGCCTTCTGTATGAAAGAAATGTAG